Proteins found in one Paenibacillus wynnii genomic segment:
- a CDS encoding competence/damage-inducible protein A: MKAEIIAVGTELLLGQIVNSNAQFLSVELAALGIDVYFQTVVGDNLNRLQQAIEIAQSRADVILFTGGIGPTEDDLTKDGLAAALGRNLHIDTPAMEHVQRFFDERKIFMTENNRKQALMVDGTTPLPNEVGLAVGLAHAHEGKFYIVLPGPPREMKPMFTDKAKPWLLQHALTHEMPIYSRMLKFAGIGESLLEDKLIDLIRNQTDPTIAPYAKEGEVTVRISTKAPSEQEAAEKLNALEEQIREILPEHMYANIDIPLEKLLVDRMVNASLTLSAAESCTGGLLMETLTSIPGSSSMFLGGIVCYSNEMKMKLLNVPEALLEGKDAPGAVSREVAEVLAEQARLIADSDFGLSVTGVAGPGSSERKPVGLVYIGIAERGQETEVFELNLRGTRDNIRLRTVKALLYRLWRRLEQR, encoded by the coding sequence ATGAAAGCGGAAATTATAGCCGTCGGTACAGAACTATTATTAGGACAAATAGTCAACAGCAATGCCCAATTTTTATCGGTAGAACTTGCCGCGCTAGGAATTGATGTGTATTTTCAAACTGTGGTCGGGGATAATCTCAATCGTCTGCAGCAGGCTATTGAGATCGCTCAGAGCCGTGCCGATGTAATTTTGTTCACAGGCGGCATAGGTCCAACCGAAGATGATCTTACCAAAGATGGATTGGCTGCTGCCCTTGGCCGCAACTTACATATTGACACCCCTGCAATGGAGCATGTTCAACGTTTTTTTGATGAACGCAAAATTTTTATGACGGAGAATAACCGCAAACAAGCGCTCATGGTAGACGGAACTACGCCGCTTCCGAATGAGGTGGGTCTTGCCGTCGGACTTGCTCATGCACATGAAGGTAAATTTTATATCGTTCTTCCCGGGCCTCCCCGGGAGATGAAGCCGATGTTCACGGACAAGGCCAAGCCGTGGCTTTTGCAGCACGCGTTGACGCATGAGATGCCAATCTACTCTAGAATGCTTAAATTTGCCGGTATTGGAGAGTCTCTTCTCGAGGATAAGTTAATTGATTTGATCCGCAATCAAACCGATCCGACCATTGCACCTTATGCCAAGGAAGGGGAAGTAACCGTTCGTATCTCCACTAAAGCCCCTTCCGAGCAGGAAGCTGCTGAGAAGCTGAACGCTTTGGAGGAGCAGATACGGGAAATTCTTCCTGAGCATATGTATGCGAACATAGACATCCCGCTGGAAAAGCTACTAGTTGACCGGATGGTAAATGCCAGTTTGACTCTGAGTGCTGCTGAGAGCTGCACAGGCGGGCTGTTGATGGAGACCCTAACCAGTATCCCGGGAAGTTCAAGCATGTTCTTGGGAGGCATTGTATGTTACTCCAATGAAATGAAGATGAAGCTGCTGAATGTACCGGAAGCATTATTAGAGGGCAAAGACGCACCAGGCGCTGTAAGCCGTGAAGTAGCTGAAGTTCTGGCGGAACAGGCCAGATTAATAGCGGACAGTGATTTCGGTTTATCGGTTACAGGAGTGGCTGGGCCGGGCTCGTCTGAACGTAAACCTGTGGGGCTTGTATATATCGGAATAGCAGAGCGCGGCCAAGAAACTGAAGTGTTCGAGCTTAATCTTAGGGGTACAAGAGACAATATAAGGCTGCGGACTGTGAAGGCGCTGCTTTATCGGCTCTGGAGAAGACTCGAACAACGTTAA